The genome window TCGAGGGCGAGCGCCGCGAGAGCTTCGGCGGCATTACCTACAATGCCGCCGCGTTTGCCAGCATTCTCGAGGCCGGGGACGCGGTATTCCCGTTTACCAAGATCGGCGAGGACCAGTTCGAGGCCGCCCTGGCGGAGTTCAAGAAGCTCCCATCTATCGACACGAGCGGTATTGTGCCTTGCCAGGGAAATGTAACGCACGTCACGTTGACCTGGCGGACCGTATCGTGGCGGGACGAGGCCGTCCGGCACCGCATGCCGCCGTATGCCGCTGATGAACTTGACAGGGTGCTGGATGCCGACGCGGTTCATTTCAACTTCATCAACGGCAGCGAACTCGACCTCGACGCGTTCAAGGCGTTTCGGACGAAATATGCAGGGCTTGTCTCGCTCGATGTCCACAATCTGATCAGCCGCTTTGACGCCGAGGGCAAGCGCGAGATCGTGGGTTTCCCGCAATGGCGCGACTGGGCGCCGTACATCGACGTGCTCCAGTGCAACGAGTTCGAAATCAACACCATGTTCGACCGCGACCTCAAGACCCGCCGGGAGTTCGCGGAAGCCGCCCGCGAGGTCTGCCAGGCGGGACCGCGCGTTGCCACGGTTACATTGGGGCCCGAGGGCGCGCTTACCGTGCATCGCAAGGACGGCTCGTTCTATCTCGTGGATATCGACGCCCTTCCCCCCATCAAGGCTGTGGATACAACCGGTTGCGGCGACAGCTTTTCAGCCGGGTTTCTCGTGGGGATGTTAAGCTCGGACGAGCCGGCGACGGCCCTGGCCAGCGGCTCGGTTGTGGCAGGGCTCAATGCGCGGTACCGCGGCATCGGACAACTGGCGGAGGCCAAAGACTATCTTCGCCACCCGCGAAGCCATTTCAAGGTGTTCGAAGGCAAGCCCGGCGACTGGCC of Candidatus Hydrogenedentota bacterium contains these proteins:
- a CDS encoding carbohydrate kinase family protein, which encodes MKIAILGAVCFDEIFTLEGERRESFGGITYNAAAFASILEAGDAVFPFTKIGEDQFEAALAEFKKLPSIDTSGIVPCQGNVTHVTLTWRTVSWRDEAVRHRMPPYAADELDRVLDADAVHFNFINGSELDLDAFKAFRTKYAGLVSLDVHNLISRFDAEGKREIVGFPQWRDWAPYIDVLQCNEFEINTMFDRDLKTRREFAEAAREVCQAGPRVATVTLGPEGALTVHRKDGSFYLVDIDALPPIKAVDTTGCGDSFSAGFLVGMLSSDEPATALASGSVVAGLNARYRGIGQLAEAKDYLRHPRSHFKVFEGKPGDWPGEPF